A single region of the Manihot esculenta cultivar AM560-2 chromosome 12, M.esculenta_v8, whole genome shotgun sequence genome encodes:
- the LOC110628654 gene encoding zinc finger CCCH domain-containing protein 18 isoform X3, which translates to MDFTESTKVVYNRIHKLEPENVSKIIGYLLLQDHGEREMIRLAFSPDNLIYSLITKAKSDLGLNKLAVSVPISPSQVNSSPASDIPLQFTPFSRISLHPVSSPAPSHGAASSYWDAQVTGEQQQVHNLDFGMRGFSESVSEDYRLQNQMQYLTLDDQLEFANSVNSDFSSNYFYPEPALGPRTNRRSPSLPEFPVKVCHYFIKGFCKHGNNCRYFHGHPIPENLQIFSSKSNEISNEELVVSPGSLEKLERELTELLIWRRGMPVSIASLPMLYYEKYGRTLQAEGYLTESQRHGKAGYSLTKLLSRLKNSIRVIDRPHGQHSVILAEDVPKYLDCVSERNDPGGIVTGSRQIYLTFPAESTFTEQDVSNYFSKFGPVQDVRIPCQQKRMFGFVTFVFAETVKQILAKGNPHFVCGARVLVKPYREKSRLIDRKYSEKLQHPIYYGPHFVDGDSELYSMTRVLDNSRMLKKQLMEENENALELERRRLLELKLVPKSLNHQSYFGYSMDELKFSKEQEEFPSAERFNQLLDVLNNGSSSEDKFEHINANANVNDNGQDSSQVLDLPESPFASVGSGISKVI; encoded by the exons ATGGATTTTACAGAGTCCACAAAGGTTGTGTACAACAGAATTCACAAGCTAGAGCCTGAAAATGTGTCTAAGATTATTGGGTACCTTCTGTTACAAGACCATGGTGAGAGAGAAATGATCCGGCTTGCATTTAGCCCGGATAATTTGATTTATTCATTGATTACCAAAGCCAAGTCTGACCTTGGCCTAAACAAACTAGCAGTTTCTGTTCCAATCTCACCATCTCAGGTGAATTCATCACCTGCTTCTGACATCCCTCTACAGTTCACTCCCTTTTCGCGGATTTCCTTGCATCCAGTTTCGTCTCCAGCGCCTTCACACGGGGCTGCAAGTTCTTACTGGGATGCTCAGGTGACTGGTGAGCAGCAACAGGTGCATAACTTGGACTTTGGTATGCGGGGGTTCTCGGAGTCGGTTTCTGAAGATTATAGGCTTCAGAACCAAATGCAGTACTTGACTTTGGATGATCAGTTAGAGTTTGCTAATTCTGTGAATTCTGATTTTTCTAGCAATTACTTTTATCCAGAACCTGCATTAGGTCCTAGGACTAATAGAAGGTCTCCTAGTTTGCCCGAGTTTCCTGTTAAGGTTTGTCATTATTTCATCAAGGGGTTTTGTAAACATGGAAACAACTGTAGGTATTTCCATGGTCATCCAATCCCAGAAAACTTACAGATTTTCAGCTCAAAATCAAATGAGATTTCAAATGAAGAACTTGTTGTATCGCCTGGGTCTCTCGAGAAGCTCGAGAGGGAGCTTACCGAGCTTCTGATATGGAGACGAGGGATGCCTGTTTCAATTGCCTCTTTGCCAATGttgtattatgaaaaatatggGAGGACTCTTCAGGCAGAAGGGTATCTTACAGAAAGTCAGAGACATGGTAAGGCTGGTTATAGTCTTACAAAGCTTTTATCTCGATTGAAGAACAGCATTCGTGTCATTGACAG GCCTCACGGGCAGCATTCAGTGATTCTAGCAGAAGATGTTCCCAAGTACTTGGACTGTGTCAGTGAAAGAAATGACCCTGGTGGAATTGTTACTGGTTCTAGGCAGATCTATCTTACCTTTCCAGCTGAAAGTACCTTTACGGAGCAAGATGTTTCCAATTACTTCAG CAAATTTGGGCCTGTTCAAGATGTTAGGATTCCATGCCAACAGAAGAGGATGTTTGGATTTGTCACTTTCGTTTTTGCAGAGACTGTCAAGCAAATATTGGCAAAGGGGAATCCACATTTCGTATGCGGAGCTCGTGTTCTGGTGAAACCTTATAGAGAAAAGTCAAGGCTTATTGATAG GAAGTATTCTGAGAAATTACAGCACCCGATTTACTACGGTCCGCACTTTGTTGATGGAGATTCTGAGCTTTATTCAA TGACAAGAGTTCTTGATAATTCAAGAATGCTGAAGAAGCAGCTAATGGAGGAAAATGAGAATGCACTCGAACTCGAGAGAAGGCGTCTCTTGGAACTGAAATTAGTCCCCAAATCCCTTAACCATCAATCTTATTTTGGCTACTCCATGGATGAGTTGAAGTTTTCAAAAG AACAAGAAGAGTTCCCATCTGCAGAACGTTTCAACCAGTTGCTGGATGTTTTGAACAACGGCTCTTCCAGCGAGGACAAATTCGAGCATATAAATGCCAACGCCAACGTCAACGACAATGGCCAAGATAG CAGCCAAGTCCTCGACCTCCCAGAGAGCCCGTTCGCGTCGGTAGGGAGTGGCATTTCAAAGGTTATATAG
- the LOC110628654 gene encoding zinc finger CCCH domain-containing protein 18 isoform X2 — MDFTESTKVVYNRIHKLEPENVSKIIGYLLLQDHGEREMIRLAFSPDNLIYSLITKAKSDLGLNKLAVSVPISPSQVNSSPASDIPLQFTPFSRISLHPVSSPAPSHGAASSYWDAQVTGEQQQVHNLDFGMRGFSESVSEDYRLQNQMQYLTLDDQLEFANSVNSDFSSNYFYPEPALGPRTNRRSPSLPEFPVKVCHYFIKGFCKHGNNCRYFHGHPIPENLQIFSSKSNEISNEELVVSPGSLEKLERELTELLIWRRGMPVSIASLPMLYYEKYGRTLQAEGYLTESQRHGKAGYSLTKLLSRLKNSIRVIDRPHGQHSVILAEDVPKYLDCVSERNDPGGIVTGSRQIYLTFPAESTFTEQDVSNYFSKFGPVQDVRIPCQQKRMFGFVTFVFAETVKQILAKGNPHFVCGARVLVKPYREKSRLIDRKYSEKLQHPIYYGPHFVDGDSELYSMTRVLDNSRMLKKQLMEENENALELERRRLLELKLVPKSLNHQSYFGYSMDELKFSKAEQEEFPSAERFNQLLDVLNNGSSSEDKFEHINANANVNDNGQDSSQVLDLPESPFASVGSGISKVI, encoded by the exons ATGGATTTTACAGAGTCCACAAAGGTTGTGTACAACAGAATTCACAAGCTAGAGCCTGAAAATGTGTCTAAGATTATTGGGTACCTTCTGTTACAAGACCATGGTGAGAGAGAAATGATCCGGCTTGCATTTAGCCCGGATAATTTGATTTATTCATTGATTACCAAAGCCAAGTCTGACCTTGGCCTAAACAAACTAGCAGTTTCTGTTCCAATCTCACCATCTCAGGTGAATTCATCACCTGCTTCTGACATCCCTCTACAGTTCACTCCCTTTTCGCGGATTTCCTTGCATCCAGTTTCGTCTCCAGCGCCTTCACACGGGGCTGCAAGTTCTTACTGGGATGCTCAGGTGACTGGTGAGCAGCAACAGGTGCATAACTTGGACTTTGGTATGCGGGGGTTCTCGGAGTCGGTTTCTGAAGATTATAGGCTTCAGAACCAAATGCAGTACTTGACTTTGGATGATCAGTTAGAGTTTGCTAATTCTGTGAATTCTGATTTTTCTAGCAATTACTTTTATCCAGAACCTGCATTAGGTCCTAGGACTAATAGAAGGTCTCCTAGTTTGCCCGAGTTTCCTGTTAAGGTTTGTCATTATTTCATCAAGGGGTTTTGTAAACATGGAAACAACTGTAGGTATTTCCATGGTCATCCAATCCCAGAAAACTTACAGATTTTCAGCTCAAAATCAAATGAGATTTCAAATGAAGAACTTGTTGTATCGCCTGGGTCTCTCGAGAAGCTCGAGAGGGAGCTTACCGAGCTTCTGATATGGAGACGAGGGATGCCTGTTTCAATTGCCTCTTTGCCAATGttgtattatgaaaaatatggGAGGACTCTTCAGGCAGAAGGGTATCTTACAGAAAGTCAGAGACATGGTAAGGCTGGTTATAGTCTTACAAAGCTTTTATCTCGATTGAAGAACAGCATTCGTGTCATTGACAG GCCTCACGGGCAGCATTCAGTGATTCTAGCAGAAGATGTTCCCAAGTACTTGGACTGTGTCAGTGAAAGAAATGACCCTGGTGGAATTGTTACTGGTTCTAGGCAGATCTATCTTACCTTTCCAGCTGAAAGTACCTTTACGGAGCAAGATGTTTCCAATTACTTCAG CAAATTTGGGCCTGTTCAAGATGTTAGGATTCCATGCCAACAGAAGAGGATGTTTGGATTTGTCACTTTCGTTTTTGCAGAGACTGTCAAGCAAATATTGGCAAAGGGGAATCCACATTTCGTATGCGGAGCTCGTGTTCTGGTGAAACCTTATAGAGAAAAGTCAAGGCTTATTGATAG GAAGTATTCTGAGAAATTACAGCACCCGATTTACTACGGTCCGCACTTTGTTGATGGAGATTCTGAGCTTTATTCAA TGACAAGAGTTCTTGATAATTCAAGAATGCTGAAGAAGCAGCTAATGGAGGAAAATGAGAATGCACTCGAACTCGAGAGAAGGCGTCTCTTGGAACTGAAATTAGTCCCCAAATCCCTTAACCATCAATCTTATTTTGGCTACTCCATGGATGAGTTGAAGTTTTCAAAAG CAGAACAAGAAGAGTTCCCATCTGCAGAACGTTTCAACCAGTTGCTGGATGTTTTGAACAACGGCTCTTCCAGCGAGGACAAATTCGAGCATATAAATGCCAACGCCAACGTCAACGACAATGGCCAAGATAG CAGCCAAGTCCTCGACCTCCCAGAGAGCCCGTTCGCGTCGGTAGGGAGTGGCATTTCAAAGGTTATATAG
- the LOC110628654 gene encoding zinc finger CCCH domain-containing protein 18 isoform X1 produces the protein MDFTESTKVVYNRIHKLEPENVSKIIGYLLLQDHGEREMIRLAFSPDNLIYSLITKAKSDLGLNKLAVSVPISPSQVNSSPASDIPLQFTPFSRISLHPVSSPAPSHGAASSYWDAQVTGEQQQVHNLDFGMRGFSESVSEDYRLQNQMQYLTLDDQLEFANSVNSDFSSNYFYPEPALGPRTNRRSPSLPEFPVKVCHYFIKGFCKHGNNCRYFHGHPIPENLQIFSSKSNEISNEELVVSPGSLEKLERELTELLIWRRGMPVSIASLPMLYYEKYGRTLQAEGYLTESQRHGKAGYSLTKLLSRLKNSIRVIDRPHGQHSVILAEDVPKYLDCVSERNDPGGIVTGSRQIYLTFPAESTFTEQDVSNYFSKFGPVQDVRIPCQQKRMFGFVTFVFAETVKQILAKGNPHFVCGARVLVKPYREKSRLIDRKYSEKLQHPIYYGPHFVDGDSELYSMTRVLDNSRMLKKQLMEENENALELERRRLLELKLVPKSLNHQSYFGYSMDELKFSKATAEQEEFPSAERFNQLLDVLNNGSSSEDKFEHINANANVNDNGQDSSQVLDLPESPFASVGSGISKVI, from the exons ATGGATTTTACAGAGTCCACAAAGGTTGTGTACAACAGAATTCACAAGCTAGAGCCTGAAAATGTGTCTAAGATTATTGGGTACCTTCTGTTACAAGACCATGGTGAGAGAGAAATGATCCGGCTTGCATTTAGCCCGGATAATTTGATTTATTCATTGATTACCAAAGCCAAGTCTGACCTTGGCCTAAACAAACTAGCAGTTTCTGTTCCAATCTCACCATCTCAGGTGAATTCATCACCTGCTTCTGACATCCCTCTACAGTTCACTCCCTTTTCGCGGATTTCCTTGCATCCAGTTTCGTCTCCAGCGCCTTCACACGGGGCTGCAAGTTCTTACTGGGATGCTCAGGTGACTGGTGAGCAGCAACAGGTGCATAACTTGGACTTTGGTATGCGGGGGTTCTCGGAGTCGGTTTCTGAAGATTATAGGCTTCAGAACCAAATGCAGTACTTGACTTTGGATGATCAGTTAGAGTTTGCTAATTCTGTGAATTCTGATTTTTCTAGCAATTACTTTTATCCAGAACCTGCATTAGGTCCTAGGACTAATAGAAGGTCTCCTAGTTTGCCCGAGTTTCCTGTTAAGGTTTGTCATTATTTCATCAAGGGGTTTTGTAAACATGGAAACAACTGTAGGTATTTCCATGGTCATCCAATCCCAGAAAACTTACAGATTTTCAGCTCAAAATCAAATGAGATTTCAAATGAAGAACTTGTTGTATCGCCTGGGTCTCTCGAGAAGCTCGAGAGGGAGCTTACCGAGCTTCTGATATGGAGACGAGGGATGCCTGTTTCAATTGCCTCTTTGCCAATGttgtattatgaaaaatatggGAGGACTCTTCAGGCAGAAGGGTATCTTACAGAAAGTCAGAGACATGGTAAGGCTGGTTATAGTCTTACAAAGCTTTTATCTCGATTGAAGAACAGCATTCGTGTCATTGACAG GCCTCACGGGCAGCATTCAGTGATTCTAGCAGAAGATGTTCCCAAGTACTTGGACTGTGTCAGTGAAAGAAATGACCCTGGTGGAATTGTTACTGGTTCTAGGCAGATCTATCTTACCTTTCCAGCTGAAAGTACCTTTACGGAGCAAGATGTTTCCAATTACTTCAG CAAATTTGGGCCTGTTCAAGATGTTAGGATTCCATGCCAACAGAAGAGGATGTTTGGATTTGTCACTTTCGTTTTTGCAGAGACTGTCAAGCAAATATTGGCAAAGGGGAATCCACATTTCGTATGCGGAGCTCGTGTTCTGGTGAAACCTTATAGAGAAAAGTCAAGGCTTATTGATAG GAAGTATTCTGAGAAATTACAGCACCCGATTTACTACGGTCCGCACTTTGTTGATGGAGATTCTGAGCTTTATTCAA TGACAAGAGTTCTTGATAATTCAAGAATGCTGAAGAAGCAGCTAATGGAGGAAAATGAGAATGCACTCGAACTCGAGAGAAGGCGTCTCTTGGAACTGAAATTAGTCCCCAAATCCCTTAACCATCAATCTTATTTTGGCTACTCCATGGATGAGTTGAAGTTTTCAAAAG CCACAGCAGAACAAGAAGAGTTCCCATCTGCAGAACGTTTCAACCAGTTGCTGGATGTTTTGAACAACGGCTCTTCCAGCGAGGACAAATTCGAGCATATAAATGCCAACGCCAACGTCAACGACAATGGCCAAGATAG CAGCCAAGTCCTCGACCTCCCAGAGAGCCCGTTCGCGTCGGTAGGGAGTGGCATTTCAAAGGTTATATAG